One Littorina saxatilis isolate snail1 linkage group LG1, US_GU_Lsax_2.0, whole genome shotgun sequence genomic window carries:
- the LOC138964860 gene encoding cytoplasmic dynein 1 light intermediate chain 2-like isoform X3, translating into MAPIGKDDRMGTPVADGNNDGDAENLWASILGEVQSSSGSKLSTTRSLLVLGDNECGKTTLIAKLQGVEDPKKGAGLEYYYIDVRDEYRDEQARLNVWVLDGDQSHTGLLKYALTEENFEDTMVLLVASIAQPWSIAESLNKWVTVLSEHIDKLRIPPEKMREFEQSLVRFFQDYTEPEESQSSTPAPPRTDTNPLHPAAQASDDEKVVLPLGENVLVQNLGIPIVVVLTKCDSMSVLEKEHEFRDEHFDFIQQFVRKFCLKFGAALFYTSVKDERNCELLYRYLVHRIYGFPFTASAYVVERDSVFVPCGWDNDKKISILYENMASVKPEDSLEDVIVKPVLRKPVQRDAEVVAEDEQMFLTKLQTVLAKQAAAGGGPAGEAAAPRPSRPQTTRTPERAGGAQTSPMRGKVPPDHDGKAGPPGQATEGMLANFFNSLLNKKTGAAVAGKDKASVTRDAAAELERLRGKKVPEANSNDTGASGS; encoded by the exons GGCCAGTATCTTGGGTGAAGTGCAATCCAGTTCAGGATCCAAATTATCAACCACAAGATCTCTTCTGGTGTTGG GGGATAATGAATGTGGCAAGACTACCCTGATTGCAAAGCTGCAGGGTGTGGAAGACCCAAAGAAAGGAGCAGGCCTGGAGTACTATTACATTGATGTCCGTGATGAATACAGAGATG AGCAAGCGCGATTGAATGTTTGGGTGTTGGATGGTGACCAGTCTCACACTGGCCTCCTGAAGTATGCTCTGACGGAGGAGAATTTCGAGGACACAATGGTTTTGCTGGTAGCCTCCATTGCCCAGCCCTGGTCCATCGCGGAAAGCCTCAACAAATGGGTCACTGTGCTCAGCGAGCATATAGACAAGCTGCGCATACCCCCTGAGAAGATGAGAGAGTTTGAACAGAGCT TGGTACGGTTCTTCCAGGACTACACGGAACCAGAGGAGAGCCAGTCCAGTACGCCTGCTCCGCCCCGTACTGACACCAACCCGTTGCATCCAGCTGCTCAGGCCTCAGATGACGAAAAAGTCGTTCTGCCGCTAGGAGAAAATGTCCTCGTACAGAATTTAGGAATTCCAATTGTAGTAGTACTAAcaaag TGTGACTCGATGTCAGTGTTGGAAAAAGAACATGAATTTAGGGATGAACACTTCGATTTTATTCAACAATTTGTGCGGAAGTTCTGCTTGAAAT TTGGTGCTGCTTTGTTCTACACATCGGTGAAAGACGAACGAAACTGCGAGTTGCTGTACCGCTATCTAGTCCACAGGATATATGGTTTCCCCTTTACCGCGTCAGCCTACGTTGtcgagagagacagtgtgtttgt ACCATGTGGATGGGACAACGACAAAAAGATTAGCATATTGTACGAAAACATGGCCTCAGTCAAACCAGAGGACTCATTGGAAGACGTCATAGTCAAACCAGTGTTACGAAAG CCAGTGCAGCGTGACGCGGAGGTGGTGGCAGAAGATGAGCAGATGTTCCTGACGAAGCTGCAGACGGTGCTGGCCAAACAGGCTGCTGCTGGGGGAGGGCCTGCAGGG GAAGCGGCCGCTCCTCGTCCCTCTCGACCTCAGACCACGCGCACCCCCGAAAGGGCGGGCGGTGCGCAGACATCCCCGATGCGAGGAAAGGTACCCCCAGACCAT GACGGCAAAGCAGGACCACCGGGTCAGGCCACAGAGGGCATGCTGGCCAACTTCTTCAACAGTCTGCTGAACAAAAAGACTGGAGCTGCTGTAGCAGGAAAAG ACAAGGCGTCGGTGACAAGGGACGCTGCGGCAGAACTGGAGAGACTGCGCGGCAAGAAGGTTCCAGAGGCCAACTCCAATGACACAGGGGCGTCTGGATCCTGA
- the LOC138964860 gene encoding cytoplasmic dynein 1 light intermediate chain 2-like isoform X1, with the protein MAPIGKDDRMGTPVADGNNDGDAENLWASILGEVQSSSGSKLSTTRSLLVLGDNECGKTTLIAKLQGVEDPKKGAGLEYYYIDVRDEYRDEQARLNVWVLDGDQSHTGLLKYALTEENFEDTMVLLVASIAQPWSIAESLNKWVTVLSEHIDKLRIPPEKMREFEQSLVRFFQDYTEPEESQSSTPAPPRTDTNPLHPAAQASDDEKVVLPLGENVLVQNLGIPIVVVLTKCDSMSVLEKEHEFRDEHFDFIQQFVRKFCLKFGAALFYTSVKDERNCELLYRYLVHRIYGFPFTASAYVVERDSVFVPCGWDNDKKISILYENMASVKPEDSLEDVIVKPVLRKPVQRDAEVVAEDEQMFLTKLQTVLAKQAAAGGGPAGEAAAPRPSRPQTTRTPERAGGAQTSPMRGKVPPDHDGKAGPPGQATEGMLANFFNSLLNKKTGAAVAGKALSLRRTLSDKASVTRDAAAELERLRGKKVPEANSNDTGASGS; encoded by the exons GGCCAGTATCTTGGGTGAAGTGCAATCCAGTTCAGGATCCAAATTATCAACCACAAGATCTCTTCTGGTGTTGG GGGATAATGAATGTGGCAAGACTACCCTGATTGCAAAGCTGCAGGGTGTGGAAGACCCAAAGAAAGGAGCAGGCCTGGAGTACTATTACATTGATGTCCGTGATGAATACAGAGATG AGCAAGCGCGATTGAATGTTTGGGTGTTGGATGGTGACCAGTCTCACACTGGCCTCCTGAAGTATGCTCTGACGGAGGAGAATTTCGAGGACACAATGGTTTTGCTGGTAGCCTCCATTGCCCAGCCCTGGTCCATCGCGGAAAGCCTCAACAAATGGGTCACTGTGCTCAGCGAGCATATAGACAAGCTGCGCATACCCCCTGAGAAGATGAGAGAGTTTGAACAGAGCT TGGTACGGTTCTTCCAGGACTACACGGAACCAGAGGAGAGCCAGTCCAGTACGCCTGCTCCGCCCCGTACTGACACCAACCCGTTGCATCCAGCTGCTCAGGCCTCAGATGACGAAAAAGTCGTTCTGCCGCTAGGAGAAAATGTCCTCGTACAGAATTTAGGAATTCCAATTGTAGTAGTACTAAcaaag TGTGACTCGATGTCAGTGTTGGAAAAAGAACATGAATTTAGGGATGAACACTTCGATTTTATTCAACAATTTGTGCGGAAGTTCTGCTTGAAAT TTGGTGCTGCTTTGTTCTACACATCGGTGAAAGACGAACGAAACTGCGAGTTGCTGTACCGCTATCTAGTCCACAGGATATATGGTTTCCCCTTTACCGCGTCAGCCTACGTTGtcgagagagacagtgtgtttgt ACCATGTGGATGGGACAACGACAAAAAGATTAGCATATTGTACGAAAACATGGCCTCAGTCAAACCAGAGGACTCATTGGAAGACGTCATAGTCAAACCAGTGTTACGAAAG CCAGTGCAGCGTGACGCGGAGGTGGTGGCAGAAGATGAGCAGATGTTCCTGACGAAGCTGCAGACGGTGCTGGCCAAACAGGCTGCTGCTGGGGGAGGGCCTGCAGGG GAAGCGGCCGCTCCTCGTCCCTCTCGACCTCAGACCACGCGCACCCCCGAAAGGGCGGGCGGTGCGCAGACATCCCCGATGCGAGGAAAGGTACCCCCAGACCAT GACGGCAAAGCAGGACCACCGGGTCAGGCCACAGAGGGCATGCTGGCCAACTTCTTCAACAGTCTGCTGAACAAAAAGACTGGAGCTGCTGTAGCAGGAAAAG CATTATCGCTGAGAAGAACACTGTCAG ACAAGGCGTCGGTGACAAGGGACGCTGCGGCAGAACTGGAGAGACTGCGCGGCAAGAAGGTTCCAGAGGCCAACTCCAATGACACAGGGGCGTCTGGATCCTGA
- the LOC138964860 gene encoding cytoplasmic dynein 1 light intermediate chain 2-like isoform X2: MAPIGKDDRMGTPVADGNNDGDAENLWASILGEVQSSSGSKLSTTRSLLVLGDNECGKTTLIAKLQGVEDPKKGAGLEYYYIDVRDEYRDEQARLNVWVLDGDQSHTGLLKYALTEENFEDTMVLLVASIAQPWSIAESLNKWVTVLSEHIDKLRIPPEKMREFEQSLVRFFQDYTEPEESQSSTPAPPRTDTNPLHPAAQASDDEKVVLPLGENVLVQNLGIPIVVVLTKCDSMSVLEKEHEFRDEHFDFIQQFVRKFCLKFGAALFYTSVKDERNCELLYRYLVHRIYGFPFTASAYVVERDSVFVPCGWDNDKKISILYENMASVKPEDSLEDVIVKPVLRKPVQRDAEVVAEDEQMFLTKLQTVLAKQAAAGGGPAGEAAAPRPSRPQTTRTPERAGGAQTSPMRGKDGKAGPPGQATEGMLANFFNSLLNKKTGAAVAGKALSLRRTLSDKASVTRDAAAELERLRGKKVPEANSNDTGASGS; the protein is encoded by the exons GGCCAGTATCTTGGGTGAAGTGCAATCCAGTTCAGGATCCAAATTATCAACCACAAGATCTCTTCTGGTGTTGG GGGATAATGAATGTGGCAAGACTACCCTGATTGCAAAGCTGCAGGGTGTGGAAGACCCAAAGAAAGGAGCAGGCCTGGAGTACTATTACATTGATGTCCGTGATGAATACAGAGATG AGCAAGCGCGATTGAATGTTTGGGTGTTGGATGGTGACCAGTCTCACACTGGCCTCCTGAAGTATGCTCTGACGGAGGAGAATTTCGAGGACACAATGGTTTTGCTGGTAGCCTCCATTGCCCAGCCCTGGTCCATCGCGGAAAGCCTCAACAAATGGGTCACTGTGCTCAGCGAGCATATAGACAAGCTGCGCATACCCCCTGAGAAGATGAGAGAGTTTGAACAGAGCT TGGTACGGTTCTTCCAGGACTACACGGAACCAGAGGAGAGCCAGTCCAGTACGCCTGCTCCGCCCCGTACTGACACCAACCCGTTGCATCCAGCTGCTCAGGCCTCAGATGACGAAAAAGTCGTTCTGCCGCTAGGAGAAAATGTCCTCGTACAGAATTTAGGAATTCCAATTGTAGTAGTACTAAcaaag TGTGACTCGATGTCAGTGTTGGAAAAAGAACATGAATTTAGGGATGAACACTTCGATTTTATTCAACAATTTGTGCGGAAGTTCTGCTTGAAAT TTGGTGCTGCTTTGTTCTACACATCGGTGAAAGACGAACGAAACTGCGAGTTGCTGTACCGCTATCTAGTCCACAGGATATATGGTTTCCCCTTTACCGCGTCAGCCTACGTTGtcgagagagacagtgtgtttgt ACCATGTGGATGGGACAACGACAAAAAGATTAGCATATTGTACGAAAACATGGCCTCAGTCAAACCAGAGGACTCATTGGAAGACGTCATAGTCAAACCAGTGTTACGAAAG CCAGTGCAGCGTGACGCGGAGGTGGTGGCAGAAGATGAGCAGATGTTCCTGACGAAGCTGCAGACGGTGCTGGCCAAACAGGCTGCTGCTGGGGGAGGGCCTGCAGGG GAAGCGGCCGCTCCTCGTCCCTCTCGACCTCAGACCACGCGCACCCCCGAAAGGGCGGGCGGTGCGCAGACATCCCCGATGCGAGGAAAG GACGGCAAAGCAGGACCACCGGGTCAGGCCACAGAGGGCATGCTGGCCAACTTCTTCAACAGTCTGCTGAACAAAAAGACTGGAGCTGCTGTAGCAGGAAAAG CATTATCGCTGAGAAGAACACTGTCAG ACAAGGCGTCGGTGACAAGGGACGCTGCGGCAGAACTGGAGAGACTGCGCGGCAAGAAGGTTCCAGAGGCCAACTCCAATGACACAGGGGCGTCTGGATCCTGA
- the LOC138964860 gene encoding cytoplasmic dynein 1 light intermediate chain 2-like isoform X4: MAPIGKDDRMGTPVADGNNDGDAENLWASILGEVQSSSGSKLSTTRSLLVLGDNECGKTTLIAKLQGVEDPKKGAGLEYYYIDVRDEYRDEQARLNVWVLDGDQSHTGLLKYALTEENFEDTMVLLVASIAQPWSIAESLNKWVTVLSEHIDKLRIPPEKMREFEQSLVRFFQDYTEPEESQSSTPAPPRTDTNPLHPAAQASDDEKVVLPLGENVLVQNLGIPIVVVLTKCDSMSVLEKEHEFRDEHFDFIQQFVRKFCLKFGAALFYTSVKDERNCELLYRYLVHRIYGFPFTASAYVVERDSVFVPCGWDNDKKISILYENMASVKPEDSLEDVIVKPVLRKPVQRDAEVVAEDEQMFLTKLQTVLAKQAAAGGGPAGEAAAPRPSRPQTTRTPERAGGAQTSPMRGKDGKAGPPGQATEGMLANFFNSLLNKKTGAAVAGKDKASVTRDAAAELERLRGKKVPEANSNDTGASGS, from the exons GGCCAGTATCTTGGGTGAAGTGCAATCCAGTTCAGGATCCAAATTATCAACCACAAGATCTCTTCTGGTGTTGG GGGATAATGAATGTGGCAAGACTACCCTGATTGCAAAGCTGCAGGGTGTGGAAGACCCAAAGAAAGGAGCAGGCCTGGAGTACTATTACATTGATGTCCGTGATGAATACAGAGATG AGCAAGCGCGATTGAATGTTTGGGTGTTGGATGGTGACCAGTCTCACACTGGCCTCCTGAAGTATGCTCTGACGGAGGAGAATTTCGAGGACACAATGGTTTTGCTGGTAGCCTCCATTGCCCAGCCCTGGTCCATCGCGGAAAGCCTCAACAAATGGGTCACTGTGCTCAGCGAGCATATAGACAAGCTGCGCATACCCCCTGAGAAGATGAGAGAGTTTGAACAGAGCT TGGTACGGTTCTTCCAGGACTACACGGAACCAGAGGAGAGCCAGTCCAGTACGCCTGCTCCGCCCCGTACTGACACCAACCCGTTGCATCCAGCTGCTCAGGCCTCAGATGACGAAAAAGTCGTTCTGCCGCTAGGAGAAAATGTCCTCGTACAGAATTTAGGAATTCCAATTGTAGTAGTACTAAcaaag TGTGACTCGATGTCAGTGTTGGAAAAAGAACATGAATTTAGGGATGAACACTTCGATTTTATTCAACAATTTGTGCGGAAGTTCTGCTTGAAAT TTGGTGCTGCTTTGTTCTACACATCGGTGAAAGACGAACGAAACTGCGAGTTGCTGTACCGCTATCTAGTCCACAGGATATATGGTTTCCCCTTTACCGCGTCAGCCTACGTTGtcgagagagacagtgtgtttgt ACCATGTGGATGGGACAACGACAAAAAGATTAGCATATTGTACGAAAACATGGCCTCAGTCAAACCAGAGGACTCATTGGAAGACGTCATAGTCAAACCAGTGTTACGAAAG CCAGTGCAGCGTGACGCGGAGGTGGTGGCAGAAGATGAGCAGATGTTCCTGACGAAGCTGCAGACGGTGCTGGCCAAACAGGCTGCTGCTGGGGGAGGGCCTGCAGGG GAAGCGGCCGCTCCTCGTCCCTCTCGACCTCAGACCACGCGCACCCCCGAAAGGGCGGGCGGTGCGCAGACATCCCCGATGCGAGGAAAG GACGGCAAAGCAGGACCACCGGGTCAGGCCACAGAGGGCATGCTGGCCAACTTCTTCAACAGTCTGCTGAACAAAAAGACTGGAGCTGCTGTAGCAGGAAAAG ACAAGGCGTCGGTGACAAGGGACGCTGCGGCAGAACTGGAGAGACTGCGCGGCAAGAAGGTTCCAGAGGCCAACTCCAATGACACAGGGGCGTCTGGATCCTGA